In one Clostridia bacterium genomic region, the following are encoded:
- the rocD gene encoding ornithine--oxo-acid transaminase, translating to MRTQDFIALEENYGAHNYHPLDVVIDRAEGVWVYDVEGKKYLDCLASYSAVNQGHCHPRILQTLVDQAHKVTLTSRAFRNEQLPLLYKQLHDMTSMDMALPMNSGAEAVETAVKTARKWGYKVKGIPDGKAEIIVCANNFHGRTVTVVSFSTDEQYKDGFGPFTPGFKIIPFGDAKALRAAITPNTCAFLVEPIQGEAGIIIPPAGFLKEAAEICRENRVLLMTDEIQSGLGRTGKLFAYMHEGIKPDVLIVGKALAGGFYPVSAVLSSKEILGVYNPGDHGSTFGGNPLGCAVARTALHVLVEEKMVERSAENGAYFLEKLKTLRSSDLKEVRGVGLWIGLELNSAARPYCEKLKELGILCKETHDHVIRIAPPLTITREEIDWAFERIKKVIENR from the coding sequence ATGCGCACGCAGGACTTTATAGCTCTTGAGGAAAACTACGGAGCTCACAACTACCATCCGCTTGATGTCGTGATCGACAGGGCCGAAGGCGTTTGGGTGTACGACGTAGAAGGCAAGAAGTACCTCGATTGCCTCGCGTCGTACTCGGCCGTGAACCAGGGCCACTGCCATCCCAGGATCTTGCAAACCTTGGTCGACCAGGCCCACAAGGTTACGCTCACCTCGCGCGCTTTCCGCAACGAACAGCTTCCGCTGCTCTACAAGCAACTGCACGACATGACAAGCATGGACATGGCGCTCCCGATGAACTCCGGCGCTGAAGCCGTCGAGACCGCCGTGAAGACTGCGCGCAAGTGGGGCTACAAGGTTAAAGGCATTCCAGATGGCAAGGCCGAGATCATCGTCTGCGCCAACAACTTCCACGGACGCACCGTTACTGTCGTCAGCTTCTCCACGGACGAGCAATACAAGGACGGTTTCGGTCCGTTCACGCCGGGTTTCAAGATCATCCCGTTCGGCGATGCCAAGGCGCTGCGCGCCGCCATCACGCCGAACACCTGCGCTTTCCTCGTCGAACCGATTCAGGGCGAAGCCGGCATCATCATCCCGCCAGCCGGGTTCCTGAAGGAAGCTGCTGAGATATGCCGCGAAAACCGCGTGCTGCTCATGACCGATGAGATTCAATCGGGCCTCGGCCGCACCGGCAAGCTCTTCGCCTACATGCACGAAGGCATCAAGCCGGACGTTCTGATCGTAGGCAAGGCACTCGCAGGAGGTTTCTATCCAGTATCGGCTGTGCTCTCATCGAAGGAAATTCTCGGCGTTTACAATCCTGGCGATCACGGCAGTACCTTCGGCGGCAACCCGCTCGGCTGCGCCGTGGCGCGCACAGCATTGCATGTCCTTGTCGAAGAGAAGATGGTGGAGCGTTCGGCTGAGAACGGCGCGTACTTCCTGGAGAAGCTGAAGACGCTCCGCAGTTCCGACTTGAAAGAAGTTCGTGGAGTCGGTCTCTGGATCGGTTTGGAACTGAACAGTGCCGCTCGTCCGTATTGCGAGAAGCTCAAAGAACTCGGGATCTTGTGCAAGGAGACACACGACCACGTTATTCGCATAGCCCCGCCGTTGACCATCACGCGAGAGGAGATCGACTGGGCTTTTGAGCGGATCAAGAAAGTGATCGAGAACAGATAA
- the pyrB gene encoding aspartate carbamoyltransferase, translated as MRLKHVVESQQFTVPLLMELFDRTRSMERIVARGGTLDYQNKLMATLFYEPSTRTRFSFEAAMQRLGGRVLSTEHARTFSSEIEVEQVEDSIRIIGSYSDVIVIRHHEAGGAKRAAQVSPVPIINAGDGDGGQHPTQALLDLYTIYRERPLHGLSVAFIGELDKGRTARSLAYLLAKFDRVKIFFVSPPEMQMKQDILQYLDRHGVRYELESNIDKVIGEVDVVYQTRIRPERGADLQSRKRYAIDSAILQRMRADAMILHPLPRTVELDKTVDDDPRALYFRQAINGLYVRMALLTMLLDKE; from the coding sequence ATGAGATTGAAGCACGTCGTCGAGTCACAGCAGTTCACCGTCCCATTGCTGATGGAATTGTTCGACCGAACGCGTTCCATGGAGCGCATCGTCGCCCGTGGCGGCACCCTCGATTACCAGAACAAGCTGATGGCAACTTTGTTTTATGAGCCATCCACGCGGACGCGCTTTTCGTTCGAAGCCGCCATGCAACGACTTGGAGGCCGTGTGCTCTCCACGGAGCACGCTCGTACGTTCTCTTCCGAGATTGAAGTCGAGCAGGTCGAAGATTCGATTCGCATCATCGGCAGCTACTCTGACGTAATCGTCATCCGGCATCACGAGGCCGGTGGCGCAAAGCGGGCAGCGCAGGTTTCACCCGTGCCGATCATCAATGCGGGAGACGGCGATGGCGGCCAGCACCCCACGCAGGCATTGCTCGATCTCTACACCATCTACCGCGAACGCCCCCTGCATGGGCTCAGCGTAGCCTTCATCGGCGAACTGGACAAGGGCCGCACTGCCCGATCACTGGCGTATCTTCTGGCGAAATTCGATCGTGTAAAAATTTTCTTCGTCAGTCCGCCCGAGATGCAGATGAAGCAGGACATCCTGCAATATCTCGACCGGCACGGAGTGCGCTACGAACTCGAATCCAACATCGACAAGGTCATCGGCGAAGTGGATGTCGTGTACCAGACGCGCATCCGTCCTGAGCGCGGCGCCGACCTGCAGAGCCGCAAGCGGTACGCGATCGACTCCGCGATTCTTCAACGCATGAGGGCCGACGCGATGATTCTGCATCCACTTCCGCGCACCGTCGAACTCGATAAGACGGTGGACGATGACCCCAGGGCTCTCTATTTCCGGCAGGCGATCAACGGCCTTTACGTTCGTATGGCGCTGCTGACGATGCTGTTGGACAAGGAATAG